The following proteins come from a genomic window of Nitrospiraceae bacterium:
- a CDS encoding ATP-binding protein, producing the protein MTVDKFKLPVSMLSPAVDPGRLGFEDTSELEPLSETIGQARAVEALEFGLQMKSAGFNIYVSGPLGTGKGTLVRQMVKRMAEIGTAPPDWCYVNNFQDPSRPQCLSFPAGQGCAFKREMAAFVEGLRNDIPAAFESKPYLDEKAKITEETESKKKSLFHDLTKLSLARGFGFEETPMGFGLAPLKDGHPMTEEEMEALTEQQQKELSEQRKSLESEIREFHVRIHAVEKDADQRKRQLDRQLVAKVMQGRYETLRRSYPDHTEALSYLERVQQDVVHHYKDFLPREGPALTIPGFEPFRRADMTRYEVNVIVDHDPKHGAPVIDESHPTYTNLIGKIERRAHMGVMYTDFTEIRAGALLHANGGYLILNAMDLLRQPFSWDALKRAIKTGEAKIEDPGEFYGFSTAGLRPEPIPVQVKVILVGHPLLFHLLQAYEEDFPKIFKVKADFDVEVDRNDRLDRQYANFIAKLCREEGLPHFGADAVAEVIRQGVRFADRHDRLSLRFSLVSDLIREAGYWAKKSGHSFATRGDVETAAAHKRHRSNLVEHWVQDEIREGTVMVDLDGEVVGQVNGLSVHQLGDYAFGRPTRITARTYVGTKGVIDIQREAELAGHVHSKGVMTLAGYLAGKFAGTHPFALSATLTFEQTYSEVEGDSAAVAELAAILSSLADLPIRQWLAVTGSVNQLGEVQPIGGVNEKIEGFFESCAGRGLTGKQGVIIPARNTKHLALRRDVVEAVESGRFTVYGVNTIEEAIELLTGLPAGQRGLEGEYPSDTVYGRAAQRLVELAQAVAEWSDSESKSEGHIIREP; encoded by the coding sequence ATGACTGTCGACAAGTTCAAGCTCCCCGTATCGATGCTCTCGCCCGCCGTCGACCCAGGACGGCTGGGGTTCGAAGACACTAGTGAGTTGGAGCCGCTGAGCGAGACCATCGGACAAGCGCGAGCCGTCGAGGCCCTGGAGTTCGGGCTGCAGATGAAAAGCGCAGGATTCAATATCTACGTGTCCGGTCCGCTCGGCACCGGCAAGGGCACCTTGGTCCGACAGATGGTCAAACGAATGGCGGAAATCGGCACAGCACCCCCCGACTGGTGTTACGTCAACAATTTCCAGGACCCCTCCCGCCCCCAGTGCCTCTCATTTCCAGCCGGACAGGGCTGTGCATTCAAGCGGGAAATGGCCGCTTTCGTTGAGGGTCTACGGAACGACATCCCCGCTGCATTCGAGAGCAAACCGTATCTCGACGAGAAAGCCAAGATCACGGAGGAGACCGAGTCGAAGAAGAAATCGCTTTTCCACGATCTGACGAAGTTGAGCCTCGCCCGAGGATTCGGGTTCGAGGAAACTCCGATGGGATTTGGACTCGCCCCCCTCAAAGACGGACATCCAATGACAGAGGAGGAGATGGAGGCCTTGACTGAGCAACAACAGAAGGAGCTCTCCGAACAACGCAAATCCCTGGAAAGCGAGATCCGCGAATTCCATGTCCGCATCCATGCCGTAGAGAAAGACGCCGATCAACGTAAGCGCCAGCTCGATCGCCAACTCGTCGCCAAGGTGATGCAGGGCCGTTATGAAACGCTCCGCCGTTCCTATCCGGATCACACGGAGGCGCTCTCGTACCTTGAGCGAGTTCAGCAGGATGTCGTCCATCACTACAAAGATTTTCTTCCGCGCGAAGGGCCGGCGCTGACCATTCCAGGATTTGAGCCGTTCCGTCGCGCGGACATGACACGGTATGAGGTGAATGTGATCGTCGACCACGACCCAAAGCACGGAGCCCCGGTGATCGACGAATCGCACCCGACCTATACGAATCTGATCGGAAAGATCGAACGCCGGGCTCACATGGGCGTGATGTATACGGACTTTACCGAGATCCGGGCCGGAGCCCTGCTCCACGCCAACGGCGGCTATCTAATCCTGAACGCCATGGACCTGCTCCGTCAGCCCTTCTCCTGGGATGCGTTGAAGCGAGCGATCAAGACCGGCGAGGCGAAAATCGAAGATCCTGGTGAGTTCTACGGTTTCTCCACCGCAGGACTGAGGCCTGAGCCGATTCCCGTTCAAGTCAAAGTCATTCTCGTCGGACATCCTCTGCTGTTTCACCTCTTACAGGCATATGAAGAAGACTTTCCCAAGATTTTCAAGGTCAAGGCGGACTTTGACGTCGAAGTCGACCGGAACGATCGCCTCGACCGCCAGTATGCCAACTTCATCGCGAAACTTTGCCGTGAAGAAGGTCTGCCTCACTTCGGCGCGGATGCCGTCGCGGAAGTGATTCGTCAGGGTGTTCGGTTCGCCGATCGTCATGATCGCCTGTCACTCCGCTTCAGCCTCGTGAGCGATTTAATCCGAGAAGCGGGCTACTGGGCCAAGAAAAGCGGGCATTCGTTCGCCACGCGCGGCGATGTCGAGACCGCGGCTGCACATAAACGTCATCGGTCGAACTTGGTGGAACACTGGGTTCAGGACGAGATCCGCGAGGGCACCGTGATGGTGGATCTGGACGGAGAGGTCGTAGGCCAAGTGAACGGGCTCTCAGTGCATCAACTCGGCGACTACGCCTTCGGCCGGCCGACCAGGATTACCGCCCGCACCTATGTCGGAACGAAGGGCGTCATCGATATCCAACGCGAAGCCGAGCTCGCCGGTCACGTTCACAGCAAGGGTGTGATGACCTTAGCCGGCTACCTCGCCGGAAAGTTCGCCGGGACTCATCCCTTTGCCTTATCGGCGACGCTCACGTTCGAGCAAACCTATTCGGAAGTGGAAGGAGACAGTGCGGCCGTCGCAGAACTGGCCGCCATTCTTTCCAGTCTCGCCGATCTTCCCATTCGACAATGGTTGGCGGTCACGGGTTCCGTCAACCAATTGGGCGAGGTCCAGCCGATCGGCGGAGTGAACGAGAAAATCGAAGGGTTCTTCGAGTCTTGTGCGGGACGAGGGCTTACGGGAAAACAAGGCGTTATTATTCCCGCCCGCAACACCAAGCACCTTGCACTGCGACGTGATGTCGTGGAAGCGGTGGAATCCGGACGATTCACGGTCTATGGGGTGAATACGATTGAGGAGGCCATCGAACTGCTGACTGGCCTTCCCGCCGGCCAGCGAGGTCTCGAAGGAGAATATCCGTCCGACACAGTCTACGGGCGGGCGGCACAGCGGCTCGTGGAACTCGCGCAGGCCGTCGCCGAGTGGAGCGACAGCGAATCGAAATCGGAAGGACACATCATCCGCGAGCCCTAG
- a CDS encoding FmdB family zinc ribbon protein, producing the protein MPMYDYKCLDCGKESLVVLTLKEHERGEVTCPACGSKKMKQLYTPFIAHTTKKS; encoded by the coding sequence ATGCCCATGTACGACTACAAATGCTTGGACTGCGGGAAAGAATCCTTGGTTGTGCTGACGCTGAAAGAACACGAACGGGGTGAGGTAACCTGCCCGGCCTGCGGCAGTAAAAAGATGAAACAACTCTATACTCCGTTCATCGCCCATACGACGAAGAAAAGCTAG
- a CDS encoding c-type cytochrome — protein MRVFYSAIPAVIVFMIGLTAALRPSLLHGQDFPSDMARGKAVYERHCQRCHGAGGWGDGPEAAELKVRPANFHAFRSFLKSDEELLRTIEHGVVFSPMHAWRGQLSDGEMQDVVAYIRLLSQQGR, from the coding sequence ATGCGCGTTTTTTATTCCGCCATACCGGCCGTCATCGTCTTCATGATAGGTCTGACCGCTGCGCTACGGCCTTCGCTCCTCCACGGTCAAGACTTTCCTTCCGACATGGCTCGCGGCAAAGCCGTCTATGAACGACATTGTCAGCGCTGTCATGGCGCAGGTGGATGGGGCGACGGACCGGAGGCGGCGGAGCTTAAAGTCCGGCCGGCGAACTTTCATGCGTTTCGGTCGTTCCTCAAATCAGACGAGGAGTTGCTCCGGACCATCGAGCACGGCGTCGTGTTCAGTCCCATGCATGCGTGGCGAGGCCAGTTGAGCGACGGAGAAATGCAGGACGTGGTGGCCTACATCAGGTTGCTTTCGCAGCAAGGGCGGTGA
- a CDS encoding isochorismatase family protein, with amino-acid sequence MEPLTAGDALLIADIQNDFLPGGALGISGGDEIIPALLTYIHRFHSRALPIFLSRDWHPPNHCSFRNRGGPWPIHCVAGSPGSLPPQTFEAPCSAVIIYKAIDADQEAYSAFHNTPLQRHLRAIGVHRLFIGGLATDYCVLNTVKDARALGYDVGLLMDGVKAVNLRTDDGQKAEQEMIRLGAVPIRLENLPA; translated from the coding sequence ATGGAGCCCCTCACTGCCGGCGATGCGTTGCTGATTGCCGATATCCAGAACGACTTTCTCCCTGGTGGAGCGTTGGGCATCAGCGGCGGGGACGAGATCATTCCCGCATTATTGACCTATATTCATCGATTCCATTCGAGAGCGCTCCCGATTTTTCTGTCGCGCGATTGGCACCCGCCCAACCACTGCTCGTTTCGGAATCGCGGAGGACCATGGCCGATCCATTGCGTGGCCGGATCGCCCGGATCACTCCCCCCACAGACGTTTGAAGCACCGTGCTCAGCTGTCATCATCTACAAGGCGATCGATGCGGACCAGGAGGCCTATTCGGCCTTTCACAACACCCCATTACAACGCCACTTGCGCGCGATCGGTGTGCACCGCCTGTTCATCGGAGGACTGGCCACCGACTATTGTGTGCTGAACACGGTCAAAGACGCTCGCGCCTTGGGCTACGACGTCGGCCTGCTGATGGACGGTGTCAAAGCGGTCAACCTCCGGACGGACGACGGCCAAAAGGCCGAGCAGGAAATGATCCGCCTCGGTGCAGTACCGATCCGGCTGGAGAACCTTCCGGCATGA